A portion of the Syngnathoides biaculeatus isolate LvHL_M chromosome 7, ASM1980259v1, whole genome shotgun sequence genome contains these proteins:
- the LOC133503234 gene encoding retinoic acid-induced protein 2-like has product MKKQSLGIMEASEELSRSDLAGEAEIPEKEDHGVDPSATQESCAVGLSKGGLAETPGSVAGADAGVAPGGVALKMATTVLHPLCLGENPLMLPIHLQMAAATGPQLGPMGAAPYLLTSPNQVSLPLVLDPAVIPQNNILCPNPLSFVEQKSAAGLPQDPNLLSLLQNPAFAAILQDHFPSQAGPTTCQSPGSPFFPPSYSSPLAPLVPPATLLVPYPVIIPLPVPLPIPLPVPIPQTEDSKTNLPKAVCTETKSTQTLQDRDTVAQSSSPQVLDLSMRGPCTVEPKQEYLSPQHQDSVLDLSVPVDRKQRTTSRGPSRSLERSASLDSKILGSLASLEFSRQHKWMLDGGAGRSPSLGPGTSNLEIVSTSQTAKVIVSVKDAIPAILCGKIKGLSGVSTKNFSIKQDGSQGMPAQLFGVPAPPPPPPRPLHGPDDGLKKVPGKNRAIKLKKVASQEIHFLPIKKQRLAAIFPRK; this is encoded by the coding sequence ATGAAGAAACAGAGCCTTGGAATTATGGAAGCGTCCGAGGAATTGTCCCGCTCCGACCTGGCAGGAGAAGCAGAAATCCCAGAGAAGGAGGACCACGGCGTCGATCCATCTGCTACCCAGGAGTCCTGCGCAGTGGGATTAAGCAAGGGAGGCCTCGCGGAGACGCCCGGGTCGGTGGCGGGAGCGGACGCCGGCGTCGCACCGGGCGGCGTGGCTCTCAAAATGGCCACCACCGTCCTGCACCCTCTGTGTTTGGGAGAGAACCCGCTGATGTTACCCATCCACCTCCAGATGGCGGCGGCCACCGGGCCACAGCTCGGCCCGATGGGAGCGGCGCCCTACTTGCTGACGAGCCCCAACCAGGTCTCCCTCCCGCTGGTCTTGGATCCCGCCGTAATCCCGCAGAACAACATTCTGTGTCCCAATCCGTTGTCCTTTGTGGAGCAGAAATCGGCGGCGGGACTCCCACAAGACCCCAACCTGCTCTCGCTCCTCCAGAATCCGGCCTTTGCTGCCATCCTGCAGGATCATTTCCCGTCCCAGGCCGGTCCCACGACCTGCCAATCCCCGGGGTCCCCCTTCTTTCCGCCCTCTTACTCGTCCCCGCTGGCCCCGCTGGTCCCTCCCGCCACTCTCCTGGTCCCGTACCCTGTCATAATCCCCTTGCCGGTTCCTCTGCCGATCCCGCTACCCGTCCCCATCCCCCAGACGGAGGACTCCAAGACCAATTTGCCAAAAGCAGTCTGCACGGAAACAAAAAGCACTCAGACGCTCCAAGATCGAGACACAGTGGCGCAAAGCTCGTCCCCCCAAGTCCTGGACCTGTCCATGCGAGGACCGTGTACCGTGGAACCCAAACAGGAGTACCTCAGTCCACAGCACCAAGACAGCGTGCTCGACTTGTCGGTGCCCGTGGACCGGAAACAGCGCACCACATCACGCGGTCCCAGCCGGTCTTTGGAACGCAGCGCCAGTCTAGATTCGAAGATCCTGGGTAGTCTGGCGTCTCTGGAGTTTAGCCGGCAACACAAGTGGATGCTGGACGGCGGAGCGGGCAGGTCGCCCTCCCTGGGGCCAGGGACGTCCAACCTGGAGATCGTCAGCACCTCGCAGACGGCCAAGGTCATCGTCTCGGTGAAGGACGCGATCCCGGCCATCCTGTGCGGGAAGATCAAGGGCCTCTCCGGGGTGTCCACGAAGAACTTCTCTATCAAACAAGACGGGAGCCAGGGGATGCCGGCCCAGCTCTTTGGAGTGccagcccccccgcccccgccgccacGGCCCCTGCACGGTCCCGACGACGGCCTGAAGAAGGTCCCCGGGAAAAATCGAGCCATAAAACTGAAGAAAGTCGCTTCTCAAGAGATCCACTTCCTGCCCATCAAGAAGCAGAGACTAGCGGCGATCTTTCCCAGGAAGTGA
- the LOC133503235 gene encoding uncharacterized protein LOC133503235 isoform X2 yields MRLTSRWRRGRLAAESSMEEERSFPSPARLLDVVQMDHDYVRKDPTNHSPLDSKETWRRRHDERFLFENEQAILVHTGISTKTLDTLVETVECHANKDFQLSVRSQVIMTLMKLKTNLPLAELSVYFHTAERTALRIVLHWIDVLAEVLRVTIPWLSKKNIQATMPAEFREKFPNMTCFVQCGESNLRKAQGRCSPSAVRYLLAVAPCGLIVFMSAAYSGRCRHDDMALESGLLDLLVPGDEVMTPKGLAIKDLLFRRQVKLVASSLGKNASSSSAGHVAHVGDHVEGAVRHLMTFNILSQGVPTTLAPQIDKILQICAALTNLRIQVLN; encoded by the exons ATGCGGCTAACCAGCCGATGGAGGCGCGGGCGGCTCGCGGCGGAG TCGTCAATGGAAGAAG AGCGGTCCTTTCCAAGTCCCGCACGGTTGCTCGACGTCGTGCAAATGGATCACGATTATGTGAGGAAGGACCCGACCAACCACTCGCCACTTGACAGTAAGGAGACTTGGCGGCGCCGCCACGATGAGCGCTTTCTATTTGAAAATGAGCAGGCCATTCTGGTCCACACGGGAATCTCCACGAAAACGCTGGACACGCTGGTGGAGACGGTGGAGTGTCACGCTAACAAAGATTTCCAGCTGTCCGTTCGCTCTCAGGTGATCATGACGCTGATGAAGCTCAAGACCAACCTACCTCTGGCCGAGCTGAGCGTGTACTTCCACACGGCCGAGCGCACGGCTCTCCGAATCGTCTTACATTGGATTGACGTGCTGGCGGAGGTCTTGCGCGTCACAATCCCGTGGctgtccaaaaaaaacatccaagccACCATGCCCGCCGAGTTCAGGGAGAAATTCCCCAACATGACGTGCTTCGTGCAATGCGGCGAGAGCAACCTGCGCAAGGCTCAGGGGCGCTGCTCGCCCAGCGCCGTCAGGTACCTGCTGGCCGTGGCCCCGTGCGGCCTCATCGTGTTCATGTCGGCCGCCTACTCCGGGCGCTGCCGCCACGACGACATGGCGCTGGAATCGGGATTACTGGACCTCCTCGTACCGGGCGACGAGGTCATGACCCCGAAAGGCCTCGCGATCAAAGACCTGCTGTTTCGGCGGCAGGTCAAGCTGGTCGCGTCGTCGCTCGGGAAAAACGCTTCCTCCTCTTCCGCCGGCCACGTTGCGCACGTCGGCGATCACGTCGAAGGCGCCGTTCGCCACTTGATGACTTTCAATATACTTTCGCAGGGCGTTCCCACTACGTTGGCGCCGCAAATTGACAAGATTCTCCAAATTTGCGCCGCCCTGACCAATCTGAGGATTCAGGTTTTAAATTAa
- the LOC133503235 gene encoding uncharacterized protein LOC133503235 isoform X1, with translation MLNKINSLHRVRTEPSPGDSEVAGPSGPAGMEDPLAGCTDAANQPMEARAARGGERSFPSPARLLDVVQMDHDYVRKDPTNHSPLDSKETWRRRHDERFLFENEQAILVHTGISTKTLDTLVETVECHANKDFQLSVRSQVIMTLMKLKTNLPLAELSVYFHTAERTALRIVLHWIDVLAEVLRVTIPWLSKKNIQATMPAEFREKFPNMTCFVQCGESNLRKAQGRCSPSAVRYLLAVAPCGLIVFMSAAYSGRCRHDDMALESGLLDLLVPGDEVMTPKGLAIKDLLFRRQVKLVASSLGKNASSSSAGHVAHVGDHVEGAVRHLMTFNILSQGVPTTLAPQIDKILQICAALTNLRIQVLN, from the exons AT GCTAAATAAGATCAACTCCCTCCACCGCGTCCGCACGGAGCCTTCCCCCGGCGACAGCGAAGTTGCTGGGCCGTCGGGGCCGGCTGGGATGGAAGACCCGTTAGCCGGGTGCACGGATGCGGCTAACCAGCCGATGGAGGCGCGGGCGGCTCGCGGCGGAG AGCGGTCCTTTCCAAGTCCCGCACGGTTGCTCGACGTCGTGCAAATGGATCACGATTATGTGAGGAAGGACCCGACCAACCACTCGCCACTTGACAGTAAGGAGACTTGGCGGCGCCGCCACGATGAGCGCTTTCTATTTGAAAATGAGCAGGCCATTCTGGTCCACACGGGAATCTCCACGAAAACGCTGGACACGCTGGTGGAGACGGTGGAGTGTCACGCTAACAAAGATTTCCAGCTGTCCGTTCGCTCTCAGGTGATCATGACGCTGATGAAGCTCAAGACCAACCTACCTCTGGCCGAGCTGAGCGTGTACTTCCACACGGCCGAGCGCACGGCTCTCCGAATCGTCTTACATTGGATTGACGTGCTGGCGGAGGTCTTGCGCGTCACAATCCCGTGGctgtccaaaaaaaacatccaagccACCATGCCCGCCGAGTTCAGGGAGAAATTCCCCAACATGACGTGCTTCGTGCAATGCGGCGAGAGCAACCTGCGCAAGGCTCAGGGGCGCTGCTCGCCCAGCGCCGTCAGGTACCTGCTGGCCGTGGCCCCGTGCGGCCTCATCGTGTTCATGTCGGCCGCCTACTCCGGGCGCTGCCGCCACGACGACATGGCGCTGGAATCGGGATTACTGGACCTCCTCGTACCGGGCGACGAGGTCATGACCCCGAAAGGCCTCGCGATCAAAGACCTGCTGTTTCGGCGGCAGGTCAAGCTGGTCGCGTCGTCGCTCGGGAAAAACGCTTCCTCCTCTTCCGCCGGCCACGTTGCGCACGTCGGCGATCACGTCGAAGGCGCCGTTCGCCACTTGATGACTTTCAATATACTTTCGCAGGGCGTTCCCACTACGTTGGCGCCGCAAATTGACAAGATTCTCCAAATTTGCGCCGCCCTGACCAATCTGAGGATTCAGGTTTTAAATTAa